The sequence AAACAATATCATAGCCAGCGCCATGCCAATCAAACCACTAAAAACAAGCGAAAATATCCTAAAAAATTTCATGCCCAAATCATCAGGAAAGAGATTCACAGACGGATTAGAGCTTTCTGGAATGCCATATTTCCTGCGAATCCGTTTTAATTCCCCAAGAAAATTTTGCCAAAGAGCCTCTTCCTCTTGGACAAATATCTGAAATCCTTCATCCAAAATGGCTGATGCAAGTAAATCATCTAAAGTCGGGTTGGTCGCCTGATTACCGTGGGATATGCCCTGATCGTTGCCAGCTTTTTGAGTCCGCAATTCTTCATCATATTTTGCCCGCAGTTCCTTATCCTTGAGGGTTTCATAGGCTTGATTCACTAGCTTGAGTTGCTCTTCAGCTAACTTCCGTAAATTCTCGTTCAAATCCCCCAATTTATCCGGGTGCAAATCCTTACACAAAGCGATATATGCTGACCGGATTTCCTCCTCAGTTGCCGTCGGAGCTACCCCGAGAATCTCGTAATAGTTCATCAATACCTACACCCCCGCATTACGCCCTCATCCGTACCTCCATCCTATATCCTTAGTAGAAGGGTTCACTTCTAAAACGGTAACATATCTCACCTTTTCAACAAAATTTTAGGTAGATTCAGCAAACTCTCAAAATTTCAAATCACTGTTGAACCTTGTGGTTCTGATAAGGGTCTGCCACCCCAAACGATAATTTGCTCCAGCGCATAGGTGGGAATGGGATAAAATCGTACACTATCTTCTTCAATTTTTATGCGTCTTTTTAATCTTTTTTGCAATTCGGTTAATTTTTCTGCTGATAACCAGCATTCAAAGACACTATATTGCACCCTTTGACCATATCCTTCTAATAGCTCAGCCACCTTACGCCGCCGCCGATTGGAAGGAATATCATAGCTCACAACCATCAGCCGTTCCATGATCAATCAATTTGATAGGGCGTATAAACATAATCCATATCCAAAACCGCTTGCCGATATTTTTTTACCTGTTGTGCTAATAATTCCCAACGCAGACCCGACTCCACTTTGGTTTCCATCCGCCGAATCCAGGCTTTGAGGAAAATGCGTTTACCACTGTCATTCAAAAAACAACCCCCATTGCGATATTCAAAATCCCGTTCCGCTCGAATTTCTTTCGTATTAATTAAACTTAAAACCAAACTATCAACCAAGGGCGCACGAAACTCCTCAATCAAATCCGAAACCAAACCCAAATGCCCATGATGATCCGTGTGCAAAGTCCCTACTCTGGGGTCAAGCCCTCGCAACTCCACCAAAAGCAGGACATGATTCCACAATATCTGATAGCCAAAACTCAGCAGAGCATTCACCGGATTCGCTGGGGGTTGCCGGGAACGCCCCATCAACACAAACCCCTCCCCCCGCAAACATTCCCCCAACGCCGGGAAATAGATAGC comes from Synechococcus sp. C9 and encodes:
- the cas1 gene encoding CRISPR-associated endonuclease Cas1, translating into MRTLYVVEQGAVLGVSAEQLYLKRGEQRWCVGQLPLLEAVMLLGMVQMTTQAVRACLGHHIPLAYLSRSGWCYGRTLPVGWGSWVCYLAQRQTSQAWQVRMAAVIVRAKIRNSRTVLLRHYRRYGITGTERVIDSLQWLAERVGRCQTLDQVRGIEGAAAAIYFPALGECLRGEGFVLMGRSRQPPANPVNALLSFGYQILWNHVLLLVELRGLDPRVGTLHTDHHGHLGLVSDLIEEFRAPLVDSLVLSLINTKEIRAERDFEYRNGGCFLNDSGKRIFLKAWIRRMETKVESGLRWELLAQQVKKYRQAVLDMDYVYTPYQID
- the cas2 gene encoding CRISPR-associated endonuclease Cas2 is translated as MERLMVVSYDIPSNRRRRKVAELLEGYGQRVQYSVFECWLSAEKLTELQKRLKRRIKIEEDSVRFYPIPTYALEQIIVWGGRPLSEPQGSTVI